Below is a window of Phocoena phocoena chromosome 12, mPhoPho1.1, whole genome shotgun sequence DNA.
CTTGGTAAACATCTGAAGCGACCTGAACTTGAAGGCCTGACTGTTGCCCTTCTCTGGAGGAGAGGGTTTAGATTTATTATCTTGGGCACCAAACAGTGGAACCTAAAAAGCTCTGACGGAAACTCGTTTCTACTCCACACCAAGAAACGCCTTTAACACGAGCGGCACGGAGCTGCCTCAGGAGGAAAGTAGTCCCGCCGTCAGGTCGCTCCCGGGCCCCGCCTGGCGACCGTCCCAGCCCCCGTCCCGGGTCGCCGGCTGGGGGCGCAGTCCGGGAACGCAGTCCGGGAACCTAGGGGGCGCACGACAGACTCCGGCTGCGCCTCCGGGGCTCCCCTGGGAGCTGCGCGGGGCGGGGCAGGCGTCCCGGGAGCTCGGTCCCAGGCTCCGGCTGGGTTTCGGCCGGGAGACCAGGGCGCAGCTTGCTCGCCAACGTCGGGCGCCTCCTGCACCTCCGCCTGGGGCGCATCCCCCGCTGCGCCCCGGGAGCGCCCCCAGAAGCCGCGCGGCTGCCCGTCACGTCTCTCCGGCCCCCCGGTCACCCCCAGTACTCCAGCGGCGGGGCCCCCGGCGGCTCGGAGCCCCCAGGCTCCTGTGAGCAGGGACTGGGAacggcctgggagggaggggtccgCGGAGAGGCGGGCGAGGAGCCGGGGCTGGGGGACGGAGGCGTGAGCGTGCACTGGTCTTTGTGCCGTCTCTCGGTGCCTCCGTACATCCCTGTCGCTGTCGCAGCAGGGAAGGCCCATAGGGTCCCCGCCGAGCACAAGCCGTCGCAATTAGACAGGGAAATCCTGCTGTGGATCGGGCGTTTCACAACGATGGAGGAGATCCCGCCTCGGATTCCGTAAGTGTGGCCTGTGCCCGGCCCGGGTTGCGTGCGCCCGGCAGGGTCGGCGCCGGGCCTGGGGGTCTCGGGGTCCATCCACTTCCCGACCTCTGCGCACCTTGGAGCGGAGGCGGCCGCGGAGCCACACAGGTCTTCACAGTAACACCTACCACCTTAAGGAATTTACCCACGCCCCCCGAGTGCGGTTAAATGCCAGGCTCCGTGATTGGGCTGTGGGAGCTAAGCTAAGCTTACAGAGAGATTCTTGAAGTCGGGTGAAAATCCAGAAGTTCAGTGGGCACTTCCACCGTCGCTTAGATACCCGCCCCCAGCGAGCTCCGGGCCATGAGACAGTGGAGTATACTTAGGCCAAACGGAAGGCACCGGCCTTGAGTGCACCCGGGTGGCTGAGAGGGAGAGGGGCTCtggcctgggaggggaggggtaggGAGGGCGGCTCCCTGAAGCACCCAAGGAAGCATCATGGCTCGAGGGGTGGCTAGAGAGTctctgggaagaagccacattCATGTGACCTCCTCTTCTGGGGTGGGAGATGTCAGGTGTACGCGGTCCTGCAGCCCTCTTGAGTACGGGTTTACTCGGACTGGAGACCCACGGCGCATCAGCGTCGCTGgccttttcatcatcccaaacccAGGACAGAGATTCGCTTGATAAAACTTAAGCTGACAACTTCAACTCCAGGGTAAatgtaatatgtctttttttaaaaaagtaaatgtaacCTGTAAAAACCATCTTTCTACAGCTTCAGTTTATGCAAAGCCCAAAAATCTTACGGGAACTTTACAAGGCAGTGGTtacaaggggaaggaaggaaactaagGATAACATCAATCTACAACTTTTTGAACTGATCTCAAAAAAAAACGGGAGACTAGaactataaaatcaaataaagattTCAGATgttcaaatattatatttatatgatgTAATCAATGCCTATTAGAATGGATAATGGAAACTGGGCCTACATCTTGTTCTGTGCATATTGCCTACACTTTTATTGATTGTTAATTTATTAGTCACCAAAAGCATctcaaacaaatggaaaacaaaatatggCGGGAAATGTTCATTCAATTATGAattctcaaacatttttattcctttcttgtaTCAAATTTAATGAGGAATGGACATGGAATTTGAAATAACATGGAATTTGAATCTGTTTTCAGCATTTATTCAACCACGAAgatgttttttaatattataaagcaaattttgttttccttgagaTCTATAGCCTCTAAAGTAAAGACTTAGTCCAAAGAAGAAATTAGCCCCAGAAAAGCTTAAAAAGACCATCTTCAGTGTTTTTGGATTTTGAATTCTAGTGCTACACAACAGAGTAATCAAAAATGTAAAGAACCTGCATTATTGTAAATTAATGCTTGTCAAGAGAACCTAGATCCATTTTAGCATGGCTGTATATATGAagagacccattttacagaaataatttaatttcccCAGGATCACAGTCAAAAGAaatattatagggcttccctggtggcacagtggttaagaatccgcctgccaatgcaggggacacgggttggagccctggtctgagaaggtcccacatgccacagagcaactgggcccatgcgccacaactactgagcctgcgctctagagcccgtgagccacaactactgagcctgcgtgccacaactactgaatcccgcttgcctggagcccatgctccgcaacgagagaagccaccgcaatgagaagcccacgcatcacagCAAAGAGTCGCCCTGgattaccacaactagagaaagcatgcacgcagcaatgaagacccaatgcagccaaaataaaataaaataaaaagaaatattataaacagAAGAATTTAACTTTGAGCAAGGTGCCTAGAAAAAGTATTGTAGTTTTGGGTTGAAAACATGaaagtatttgaatattttattattttctataattttttaaaagcattgctATTTAGGAGAGCTATGCCTCCTAAGCCAAATGTTAGATTTACAATATAAACAGCtttcatttttatgcttttaatgGACATATAATTAAGTGACCTATAATTTTTGGACCATACACTAATGATATTTAATAATgactgtactttttcttttcttttcagtgttaAACTGATTTACACTAATGATATTTAATAATgactgtactttttcttttcttttcagtgttaAACTAATTTGGTATAGCTGTTCAAAGCCAGATGGATGGGTAAAAAAGATCAGATCTTTCAGGTTCCATCTGGAACAAAAGTCAACAACAAGTATAATCTAATAATGTGCTAAAATTCATCTGCTGACAACTACCTTAAAACTTACATTAATCTGCCTAAAATCTGAGGAAAGCAGGCTAGATATTGGTTTTCTGTGTTCTTTCAGCTAGtggaaagttaaagaaaaaaattttcatttttaagaagaatTGCAAATTGTCttcctggaattctttttttatgtgaCTACATTCTATTTAAACTTGACAAAGATAAAAAATACTGCtgaatacattttcaaaagtCATTCTTTAATTGTATGTATTTATAAACTGCCACTTCATATTactgcaaatttttaaaatttattttatcataaaagCCTACAGGCATGATTACTTTTGTAACACTACTTTGCTAAAATCTGGATAACTTGCATATaactttattaataaataagACTATGCAGTAttcaaataagcatataaaatgtcagaataataataagaaaatgaaggtgtgtttgtcttttcttcaacaaatcactgtgattttgatCACTTCTTTTGAGAACTTCATGCAGAAGCCACGAAGGAAACACCCATTCCCTAATAGACATTCTcacaaaatatataatgtataatagcAGTATAATAAGAGTCATCTTCACAAAATGTATAATAGTTTCTTTAATGGAGTCAGGATGGGAGGGGGCAAGAAGAGATTTGGAGGCTAGTGAAAAACCAAAATGATGAAAGTAAGTTTTCAGAAACAACCTgttcaaaactgaaaacaaagccCACTTAATAACACAGGGGCCAAATGAACATGAGTCATAGACATACATAGGCATTAATTCTTACTTTTATCCCAGTCAGTGAAACAAAAATGATGGCGAGCCAGGTCATAATCTCCAGTAGTTATATTTTGAACAGTTAAAAACCAAATATACTGCATTGTCATTTCATAGTGGCTAACATTATTTAGGACCTGAATAAATACCTGTTAACTTGAAATCGGTAAGATAATGGGCTAGCATTTGGAAATCTTTCACATCTGCCATTTGCATTCGGGGACATTTTTggaatatttacataaaaaatcATTGTTTATTATGCCAGTCGGAAAATCATATTGCTTTAATATAATTAACAGAATACACATCTTGGTTTAGGCCAGAAATGATAGATGCTGCAAGTAACAAAGTACAACTGAAAGCTTGTTACATAATGATTGGACTCACAATCATCGCCTGCTTTGCAGTGATAGCGTCAGCCAAAAGGGTGAGTACCTCTTTAAAGTAAAGATAGACTTGTGAATTTTAAGAAGGATTATGAGCTTTGTTCTCCTTTGGGGGATTACTGCTGTTTTCTCAATGTAAGAACAATTTCATCTCAGACACCTTGAGCCACCTGCATATATTTATCATACTGGAAACAGCATTGTTCATGGAAATTTGAGTCAACAAATTAACTATATGGACAGGAGGGACAGAAGTTTGTTTCCATTTATAAGAtaagcagaaacaaaaataacagttTATAACATGGTTAAAATCTGCACAGGAAGAACTTTGTTGTATGAAAGTTATCCAGACTACATCATTCCTTAAATCATGAACTCAGTTAGCTATTGCATAGAATCATGAAATAGTTAGAAGTGCAAAAGTTGGAAATGATGACCAAGGTGGGCTAGTTTGCCTGTATCCTGTGTATACGCCCTTTCCTTGTCATCTCCAATATGTAGTTTCTAGAGGGGAATTAAGAGCTAATTACTGTCTAATTTTGCTTCTTGCTCCCCCAGATTCTTTCATCTGCTGATCACTTTTTACCATGAAGAGCAGCCCCACAAATATTGGGAGATATCTGATACATCTCTGTGAGTCATCTGTTCTCTACTCTTAATTTCTCCATCCGTAACAGCTTTCCTCTATTTTGAGCTCTCCTCTGGACACACTCCAGTTTATCAGTGTCCCTCTTCATTGTGATACCTGCAACTGAGTCCCTTAGAGTGCGATTATAACCTCTTTGTTTTTGAACACTGCATTTTAGTAACACAGCCAGAGTTGGAAATAGATTTTGGCAGCCACATCACACAGAATAGTTTGCCTGGATCCATCTTCACTCTCCAGGCACATTTAGCCAATGACCATTCTGCCTAGACCTATGGTCCTGCTCTTCTTTACTTCTCAGGTTTTCAAGGGTATTTGAGCCCAATATTTCACACAGGGACTGGGTCTTCTGAGCTTACTGATGTTATATACATGTCTCCTCATTTCTGTTGGCTCAGCAAAGAGCTTATGCTTTGAAATTATTCTCATCAAATGgaaaatttcttaaatgtttgctgGGCTGAACACTTaaacatagaaataaagaaattcaGTCATCTCTTGTTTTTAACCTATCCTAGATAAAATGACTGTCTACCCAGTTGGTGATTCTCTAGCTCCTAAATGAGAGATTGGATTTTGATACTACCTGGACCCTCCGTGTTTCATACCATCTTCCCTTGGTTCCTTATGCTTCAGCCACactagttcttttttgttttttaaggtgtCAGACCCTTTATTCTCTCTaggctttccttccttctcttggcCTTACTGTAGCTGACTCATTCTCCTTCTCAGTGAGAGCTTCCACGACCACCCCATCTGAAATGGCCTTGCTCAGGCACTCactattttattatctttccaACTGCTCTTGAGTAAGTCGTTATATACCAGCAATCCTGTTGACGCCACTTAAGACTATATGCACAATTGGACCACTCCTCACCATCTCTCTTGATATCACCCTGGTCTGAAATAACCACCATCTGTTGCCTAGTTTATTGCAGTATCTTTTAAATGGTCTTACTCTGTCTCTCTTGCCTCTCTCCAATTCACCTTTCATTTTGAATAATTAATGCATGTACCCTAAATAAGATGGTGTCATATAGAGATGGAGAAATGGTTAGCAATTTGAGATGTATTGGGGGGTCAAAAGGATAGAATTTTGTGGTAAATTCAAtgtgggaagaggagagaaaaaggaagaatgacaTCAAAAAGCCTGGGGTCTTGCTTTGAGCACCTAGATGGATGGTGCTGCCATTTGTTGAGATGTCTAAGGCTGGGGAAAAAACTGATAGGCATGACAGGCAACATATGTCAAGTCCTCTATTTCGGATATACTGAATGTGAGATGCATATTAGACTTCCATCactatctatttttattttttctgctaaGGACTTTGTTCTTCAGTCTGAGGACCTATAGCTTTCCTCACTTCTGAAAAAGTCTAAGCTGTTATCACTTCAAATATGGCCTCTTTCCCCATTCTGACTATTCTTCCCACctgttaaaaatatatgttgggggggagaccttcaagatggtggaggagtaagacgtggagatcaccttcctccccacaaatacatcaaaaatacatctacatgtggaacgactcctacagagcacctactgaacgctggcagaagacctcagacctcccaaaaggcaagaaactccccacgtacctgcatagggcaaaaggaaaaacagagacaaaagaatagggatgagacctgcacttctgggagggagctgtgaaggaggaaaggtttccacacactaggaagccccttcatgggcggagacagGGCTTGGCTGGgtggaagctttggagccacggaggagagcgctgcaataggggtgcagagggcaaagtggagagattccccacagaggattggtgccgaccagcactcaccagcctgagaggcttgtctgctcacccgccggggcaggtgggggccaggagctgaggctcgggcttcgaaggtcagatcccagggagaggactgtggttgactgcatgaacacagcctgaagggggctagtgcgccacagctagccgggagggagtctgggaaaaactctggaactgcctaagaggcaagagaccatcgttttggggtgcacaaggagaggggattcagagcaccgcctgaacgagctccagagacgggcgtgagccgtggctatcagcacagacaccagagacgggcatgagatgctaaggctgctgctgcagccaccaagaagcctgtgtgtgagcacaggtcactatcctaacctcccctcctgggagcctgtgcagcctgccactgccagggtcccgtgatccacaGAAAACTTCTCCAGGAGACCACAccgtgtgcctcaggctggtgcaaggtcacactggcctctgccgccacaggctcaccccgcattctgcaccccttcctccccccggcctgagcgagccagaacccccaaatcagctgctcctttaaccccgtcctttctgagtgaagaacaggcgccctcaggtgacctacacacagaggcggagccaaatccaaagctgagcccctgggagctgtgagaacaaacaagagaaaaggaaatctctcccagcagcctcaggggcagcagattaaatctccacaatcaacttcatgtaccctgcatctgtggaatacctgaatacacaacgaatcatcccaaaattgaggtggtggactttgggagcaactgtagacttggggattgctttctgcatctaatttgtttatggttttatgtttatcttagtttagtatttagagcttattatcattggtagatttgtttattgatttggttgctctcttcctttttgtttttaatatatatatatattttttcctttttctctttttgtgagtgtatatgtgtatgcttctttgtgtgattttgtctgtatagctttgcttttgccatttgtcctagggttctctctgtcattattattattattttgcatagtttttagcacttgttatcattggtggatttggtttttggtttggttgctctcttctttctttctttttcattttaataactgtgttttattttattttttctttctttcttttctcccttttcttctgagccatgtggctgacagggttttgtGCTCCAGCtggatgtcaggcctgagcctctgaggtgagagagccgagttcaggacattggtccaccagagacctcccagctccatgtaatatcaaatggcaaaagctctcccagagatctccatctcagcactaAGAGCCagatccactcaatgaccagcaagctacagtgctggacaccctatgacaaacaactagcaagacaggaacacaaccccacccattagcagagaggctgcctaaaatcataataagtccaaagacaccccaaaacacaacaccagacgtggacctgcccaccagaaagacaagatccagcctcatccacaagaacacaggcactagtcccctccaccaggaagcctacacaacccactgaaacaattttagccactggggacagacaccaaatacaatgggaactacgaaaaTACAggatgcaaaaaggagacaccaaacacagtaacataaaaagaatgagaagacagaaaaacacacagcagatgaaggagcaagataaaaacccaccagacctaacaaatgaagaggaaataggcagtctacctgaaaaagaattcagaataatgatagtaaagatgatccaaaatcttggaaatagaatagagaaaatgcaagaaacatctaacaaggacctagaagaactaaagatgaaacaagcaacaatgaacaacacaacaaatgaaattaaaaatactctagatgggatcaatagcagaataactgaggcagaagaacggataagtgacctggaatataaaatagtggaaataactactgcagagcagaataaagaaaaaagaatgaaaagaactgaggacagtctcagagacttctgggacaacattaaatgcaccaacattcgaattataggggttccagaagaagagaaaaagaaagggactgagaaaatattgaagagattatagttgaaaacttccctaatatgagaaatagttaatcaagcccaggaagcacagagagtcccatacaggataaatccaaggagaaacacgccaagacacatattaatcaaactgtcaacaaTTATATACAAagacaacatattaaaagcagcaaggtacaaacaacaaataacacacaagggaaaaacgataaagttaacagctgatctttcagcagaaactctgcaagccagaagggactggcaggacatatttaaaatgatgaaggagaaaaacctacaaccaagattactctacccagcaaggaactcattcagatttgacggagaaattaaaacctttacagacaagcaaaagcagagacagttcagcaccaccaaaccagctttacaacaaatgctaaaggatcttctctaggcaagaaacacaagagaaggaaaagacctacaataacaaacccaaaacaactaagaaaatgggaataggaacatacatatcgataattaccttaaatgtaaatggattaaatgctcccaccaaaagacacagactggctgaatggatacaaaaacaagacccatatacatgctgtctacaagagacccacttcagacctagagacacatagagactgaaagtaaggggatgaaaaaagatattccatgcaaatggaaaccaaaagaaagctggagtagcaattctcatatcagacaaaatagactttaaaataaagactattagaagagacaaagaaggacactacataatgatcaagggatcgacccaagaaaaagagataacaattgtaaatatttatgcacccaacataggagcacctcaatacataaggcaaatactaacagccataaaaggagaaatcgacagtaacacattcatagtaggggattttaacaccccactttcaccaatggacagatcatccaaaatgaaaataaataaggaaacacaagctttaaatgacacaacagaccagatagatttaattgatatttatagaacattccacccaaaatcggcagaatacactttcttctcaagtgcacatggatcatgctccaggatagatcatatcttgggtcacaaatcaagccttggtaaatttaggaaaattgaaattgtatcaagtatcttttctgaccacaacgctatgagactagatatcaattacaggaaaagacctgtaaaaaatacaaacacatggaggctaaacaatacactacttaataacgaagtgatcactgaagaaatcaaagaggaaatcaaaaaatacctagaaacaaatgacaatggagacacgacaacccaaaacctatgggatgcagcaaaagaagttctaagagggaagtttatagcaatacaatcctaccttaagaaacaggaaacatctcgaataaactaccgaaccttgaacctaaagcaattagagaaagaagaacaaaaaaaccccaaagttaccagaaggaaagaaatcataaaaatcatatcagaaataaatgaaaaagaaatgaaggaaacgatagcaaagatcaataaaactaaaagctggttctttgagaagataaacaaaattgataaaccattagccagactcatcaagaaaaaagggagaagactcaaatcaatagaattagaaatgaaaaagaagtaacaactgacactgcagaaatacaaaagatcatgagagattactacaagcaactctatgccaataagatggacaacctggaagaaatggacaaattcttagaaatgtacaacctgccaagactgaatcaggaagaaatagaaaatatgaacagaccaatcacaagcactgaaattgaaactgtgattaaaaaatcttccaacaaacaaaagcttagaaccagatggcttcacaggcgaattctatcaaacaacgggaataggaacatacatatcaataatttccttaaatgtaaatggactaaatgctccgaccaagacacagactggcttaatggata
It encodes the following:
- the FAM162B gene encoding protein FAM162B; translation: MLIDSCCASLLAQSNSINAFNTSGTELPQEESSPAVRSLPGPAWRPSQPPSRVAGWGRRRSLLANVGRLLHLRLGRIPRCAPGAPPEAARLPVTSLRPPGHPQYSSGGAPGGSEPPGSSGKAHRVPAEHKPSQLDREILLWIGRFTTMEEIPPRIPPEMIDAASNKVQLKACYIMIGLTIIACFAVIASAKRILSSADHFLP